A genomic window from Sorex araneus isolate mSorAra2 chromosome 2, mSorAra2.pri, whole genome shotgun sequence includes:
- the SMUG1 gene encoding single-strand selective monofunctional uracil DNA glycosylase isoform X3, which translates to MALPQAFPPGPLPAPAGAQREPPPSCPQSVAEGFLEEELRLNAVLSQLQFSEPVGHIYNPVEYAWEPHRSYVTRYCQGPKEVLFLGMNPGPFGMAQTGVPFGEVNVVRDWLGVGGPVLTPPQEHPKRPVRGLECPQSEVSGARFWGFFRSLCGQPEVFFRHCFVHNLCPLLFLAASGRNLTPADLPAKQREQLLGACDAALCRQVKLLGVRLVVGVGRLAEQRARRALVGLTPEVQVEGLLHPSPRSPQANRGWEAAAKDRLNELGLLPLLTTSVSPAPAV; encoded by the exons ATGGCCCTGCCACAGGCTttccccccagggcccctcccggcGCCTGCAGGTGCCCAGAGGGAGCCGCCGCCGTCCTGCCCGCAGAGTGTGGctgaaggcttcctggaggaggagctcCGGCTGAACGCGGTGCTGAGCCAGCTGCAGTTCTCGGAGCCCGTGGGCCACATCTACAACCCCGTGGAGTACGCCTGGGAGCCGCACCGCAGCTACGTCACCCGCTACTGCCAGGGCCCCAAGGAGGTGCTCTTCCTCGGCATGAACCCAGGGCCCTTCGGCATGGCCCAGACCGGG GTGCCCTTTGGGGAAGTGAATGTTGTCCGGGACTGGCTGGGCGTTGGGGGGCCGGTGCTGACCCCGCCTCAAGAGCACCCGAAGCGACCAGTGCGGGGCCTGGAGTGCCCGCAGTCCGAGGTGAGCGGGGCCCGCTTCTGGGGCTTCTTCCGGAGCCTCTGCGGGCAGCCCGAGGTCTTCTTCCGGCACTGCTTTGTCCACAACCTGTGTCCCCTGCTCTTCCTGGCCGCCAGCGGCCGCAACCTCACGCCGGCCGACCTGCCCGCCAAGCAGCGCGAGCAGCTCCTGGGCGCGTGCGACGCGGCCCTCTGCCGCCAGGTGAAGCTGCTGGGGGTGCGGCTGGTGGTGGGCGTGGGCCGGCTGGCAGAGCAGCGGGCGCGCCGGGCGCTGGTGGGCCTCACGCCCGAGGTGCAGGTGGAGGGGCTGCTGCACCCCTCGCCCCGGAGCCCTCAGGCCAACCGCGGCTGGGAGGCGGCCGCCAAGGACAGACTGAACGAGCTGGGGCTGCTGCCACTGCTGACGACGTCAGTGTCCCCGGCCCCAGCGGTGTGA